AACGGGGCTCGCCCATGCCGGTTATCGGCGCATCCGGCGCTATCGCCGGGGTCATGGGCGCGTATATCGTGCTCTACCCGCACGGCAAGGTTTTGACCCTGATACCTGTCTTCTTCTTTCCCCTCATCCTGCGTATTCCCGCCTCCCTGTTTCTGGGGCTCTGGCTGCTCATGCAGATTCTTTCCGGGGTGTACTCCTCGGTCCATAGTGCGCAGAACGTGGCCTGGTGGGCGCACGTGGGCGGGTTCGTCACCGGCATCATCCTGATCCGCTGGTTCAGAAGACCCGGCCGGTGCCGGTACTGCTACAACCCGGACACCAAGGACTACGATCCCGAGGAAACGGAGCCGCCTGCCATCTGATAGGAGCGCGTCAAAGAGTACCGGGAGAGGCTATTGTCCCTGGAATCTTTCAGCCAGATCCCAGCGGTCCACCAGGGTGGCCACTGACGGCGGGACCAGGGACTGCCACTCGCCGCCATTGCGGATGGCCGCTCGAACGTCCGTGCCGCTGATGCCTTTCTCGCTCTCGGGCCGTTCCCACATGACGTGGGTGGCCAGGCCCAGGCTCTCGAACCGTTTGCGCTTCTCGCGCCCCCAGTCGTCATAGATGGTCAGGAAATAGACCGCGTCGCGCGGGGCGCAACCTTCGAGCAGTTCCGGGCAGTTGATCGGAAAGGGAATCACGGAAAAGGCGTGTCGGTCCACTCCGGCCTCCATCAGGGCCGCCTCAATCATGGCCTTACGTTCTTCATAGGAAAGGGGGTTGTTTTCCCTGCTGGACCGCTCCGGGTTGGTCGCCTCCTCGCGTATGGAGGCCGCGTCCGGGTTGGTCACGCCGATGATAAGCCGTTCGCAGAGCCTTTTCCCGGCCAGCAGATAGACCAGATGGTCGTTGTGCAGAACCTGGAACCTGCCGTGGATGAAGCCGAGGGGGTGCATGATCACTCCTGAGGGTCGAGGATGAACGGGGGATGGTCGCCGGGCCAGTATTCCACCGGCAATGGTGTGTCGCGAATACCTATCAGGCGGGCACGGTCGAGGTGGTTGAGGACCGTGAACAGAAACTCCCGGCCACGCATGCAGCCCAGCGCGCCTCCGGCCACGGAAACTTCGTCAAAGGCATCAACCCGGTCGCGGCGAACACCCTGTCCCGCGAACATCATGGGCACGGGTTCGCCCGAATGGATCAGCGTGCCGCAACTCGGGGTGGAGTGATCGGCGGTCACGGCCAACAGCAGGCGTTGGTCGTCCAGGATCGCGTCGACCACCTCGTTGAGCCCCCGGTCCAGGGATTCGATGACCCGGACTTTGGCTGCCGGGTCCTTGGTGTGGCCCGCCTGATCCGGTGTCTTGGTGTGGACGTGGATGAAGTCGTAGTCGGCCGCACGGTCCAGGGCCAGCCGGATGCGTTCCGCCAGGTCCGCGCCCGGATCGCCCGTGTCGCGCGCCTTGACGAAATCCATGCCCATGAATCGGGCCAGGCCCGCGTACATGGCCCCGGTCGCGATGGAAAGCCCCCGCAGCCCGTACCGTTGCCGCATGCTCGGGCAACGGGTCAGCCGCCCGGCGCGCTGTGTGACCAGCCCGTTGGCCGGAATCTGTCCTGCCTGCAACCGCTCGCGGTTCATGGGCAGGGCTGAGAGGATGCGGTGCGCCCATAAAAGATATCGTTCAAGGGCTGCGGCCGTGCGCTGCGCCATCCGGTCCCGGTGGTCCTTGAGCGGCAAGGGGCGGGGCAGCAGTCGGCCGTCCACCATGGGGTTGGTGTCGGTGACGAAGGGGGAGACTTCGCCGTGCAGAATCAGCACGCCGAACAGGCCGCCCACGGGGTGCAGAGTGGCGGTCACGCCGTCGTATTCGAAAGGCGGCAGCGCGTCGAACAGCGCCTTTGCCTCGTCGGATGTGGCGGGTACCTTGTCATGGACCAGGGTCAGGCGGTTGGACGCGTCCGGGCCGATATGGGCGAAGTGGGTGAGCAGGGCCACATCCCTCGGCCCCAGTTCGATACCCGATCCCAGAGCCTCCAGCGCGCCGCGTCCGGGGAACTCGTAAGGCATGCCGCCGAACAGGGCGAAGTGGGCGTTTTCCGAAGGCAGGGGTTGGCCGAACATGGTTGCGTGGTACAGACCTGTCGCCGAGCGGGCGGCCAGTCGGTCAAGGCAGGGGGTGGCCGCTGCCTGCAGAGGGGTGCGTTCGTCAAGGCTGGCATGGGACCTGTCGCCCAGACCATCGAGAAGGACCAGAATGCATGCATCAGGCATGTGAGACTCCGGCTGGTTTATAGAAATATTCTATGGGAACAATGATTAACATATATACAATCACATTGTCATGGGCAGGCGCGAGTGTAAAATGGGTTCATGCTCATAGATCTTCACGTCCACTCCACCTGCTCTCCGTGCAGCATCCTCAAGCCATCGGAAATCCTGGGCAGCGCCCGAGCAAAGGGCCTGGATGCCGTATGTATCACCGATCACGACACCATGTCCATCCTGACACAATGTCGGGAGGGATTCCAGCCCGATGGGTTGTTGGTCATCGTGGGCATGGAGTACACCACGAAACAGGGCGATTACCTGATCTTCGGGGACGTGGGCAACCTGCCGCACGGACTCTCGGCCGAGCTCCTGCTCCCGGCCGTGCGTGACCTGGGCGGGGCGGCCATCTCCGCGCATCCTTGCCGTACCTGGCGCCCGGCCGATCCGGTCATCTTCGACCAGGGATTGTGTACCATCGCGGAGGCGAAGAATGGGCGCAACACCGACGCCGAGAACGTCGAGGCCATGAGCCTGATCGGAGCCCACGGCATGACCGCCGTGGCCGGTTCCGACGCCCACGCCCTGGAGGAGTTGGGCCGCTGTCCCACGCGGTTCACCGTGCCGGTCAACTCCACTCGGGATCTGATTGCGGCTCTGAACGCGGGGCAGTGCCATCCCTCCTTGGCCCACCGCTCGGCCGCCTGAGTCCCTTTTTCCTCACCCCCGTTCCGGCTACTTGGGCGAAATCAGGAAGGACGTGACCTTGCGCACGCCCTTGACGCCCTTTGCCACCTTCACGGCCAGGGCCGCGTCCGCCTTGCTTCGGATCATGCCCAGCAGCACCACCTCGCCGTTCATGACCTCCTGTTCGATCTGGGTTGAACTCAGATCCCCGTTTCCGATAAGCTCCGTGCGCACCTTGGCCGCCAGCTT
The sequence above is a segment of the uncultured Pseudodesulfovibrio sp. genome. Coding sequences within it:
- a CDS encoding adenylyltransferase/cytidyltransferase family protein — protein: MHPLGFIHGRFQVLHNDHLVYLLAGKRLCERLIIGVTNPDAASIREEATNPERSSRENNPLSYEERKAMIEAALMEAGVDRHAFSVIPFPINCPELLEGCAPRDAVYFLTIYDDWGREKRKRFESLGLATHVMWERPESEKGISGTDVRAAIRNGGEWQSLVPPSVATLVDRWDLAERFQGQ
- a CDS encoding alkaline phosphatase family protein, with the protein product MPDACILVLLDGLGDRSHASLDERTPLQAAATPCLDRLAARSATGLYHATMFGQPLPSENAHFALFGGMPYEFPGRGALEALGSGIELGPRDVALLTHFAHIGPDASNRLTLVHDKVPATSDEAKALFDALPPFEYDGVTATLHPVGGLFGVLILHGEVSPFVTDTNPMVDGRLLPRPLPLKDHRDRMAQRTAAALERYLLWAHRILSALPMNRERLQAGQIPANGLVTQRAGRLTRCPSMRQRYGLRGLSIATGAMYAGLARFMGMDFVKARDTGDPGADLAERIRLALDRAADYDFIHVHTKTPDQAGHTKDPAAKVRVIESLDRGLNEVVDAILDDQRLLLAVTADHSTPSCGTLIHSGEPVPMMFAGQGVRRDRVDAFDEVSVAGGALGCMRGREFLFTVLNHLDRARLIGIRDTPLPVEYWPGDHPPFILDPQE
- a CDS encoding PHP-associated domain-containing protein yields the protein MLIDLHVHSTCSPCSILKPSEILGSARAKGLDAVCITDHDTMSILTQCREGFQPDGLLVIVGMEYTTKQGDYLIFGDVGNLPHGLSAELLLPAVRDLGGAAISAHPCRTWRPADPVIFDQGLCTIAEAKNGRNTDAENVEAMSLIGAHGMTAVAGSDAHALEELGRCPTRFTVPVNSTRDLIAALNAGQCHPSLAHRSAA